The Patescibacteria group bacterium genome contains the following window.
ACCATATGAAGATATTGAAATAAGTTTTTCAGGTGATATTTTTTACTCCAAGGCGGATGAATTTGGAAAATTTACAAAACTAATAACAGTACCTCCAGTATTCCCGAGAAGAGCTGACATTAAAGTCGATGGGCTTAGGACAGGACTCACCTATAGTGTTGGATTTGAGATAGAGTAATAATAATAGTATAGAATACTAAGTATAGAATAAAAAACCAAGTTTAAACTTGGTTTTTTGTTACTCTAATCCCATTTTTTTTATGTAATTTTAGCCTGTGCAAGACCACGAACATAATTGACACTTTTTATTTATAACTTCTATCTAGTTTTTTATCTATTTGGTCCATTAATTTGGCTATTTTCTTCCTATTTTTCATCTTTCTAGAGTTGGCTAATCGTTTACTCTGTTTCTTGAGATAATTTTGCCATTTCTCAGTTATTTTGTATGCTTCGTCTGGCTTCACTTTCCATAATACATAGAACTCCATTGGAGTTAGGTTACCAAGCGCTTGATGTGGTCTGATGTTATTGTAAATATATTCCCAATTCGCTATTCTTTTTTTCTGTTCTTCAAACGTTTCACAAATATTACCATGCTGATAAAATTCAAGTTCATCACTTAAGTGAGAACGTTCGACTCTGGGATTGTCAGTTGGTGTTCCTGAGCGAGAATAGAAATGGACAATCTTGTTATTCTCTAAATAATTATTAAAATCTTTTTCATTTTCTGATCCATTGTCAGTGTTAACACAGGCAATTTGAAATGGTAGTCTAGTTTCACATTCTTTTTGAATAGCTACAGCAGTTCTACTCTCACTGTCCCTAGCTAATCCAAGTGTTCTTATTCTGGTAAATGAATCAATGACTGTATGTTGGCACCAATAGCTATCATTAGTTTTAACTTTAAATCCCGTTAAATTAACAAAACCACCCATTTTCATTATATATTTCATATCTTTTTCTATTAGCGCTCCTGGTTTGTAATCTTTTATCTTTTGAGGTGGACGGGATTTTTGTCTCTGTTCAATCACTTTGTTCTTATGAGCTGTTTTAATTCTTTTGGATATTTTAACATCCAATAGCCCATGTTTATCTAGATATCTATTAGCCGTAGATGAGCCAACTTTAATACCATAATCTCTTTCTAAAACTGTCACCAATTTATCTTTTCCCCAATGATACTCTTCTCTGACTTCA
Protein-coding sequences here:
- a CDS encoding integrase core domain-containing protein, with amino-acid sequence MKKRYRKMWEIDIGVKMSEKYDNIDRFYELKNKSIDIMQTKANKELNPLGYRLSDEAKKRLKWMYIIHFEAGGKIAKASRRIGISRQWLSKIHSTWINHRKDPRSLEPESRVPINTNKRNRINTETEDKIIEVREEYHWGKDKLVTVLERDYGIKVGSSTANRYLDKHGLLDVKISKRIKTAHKNKVIEQRQKSRPPQKIKDYKPGALIEKDMKYIMKMGGFVNLTGFKVKTNDSYWCQHTVIDSFTRIRTLGLARDSESRTAVAIQKECETRLPFQIACVNTDNGSENEKDFNNYLENNKIVHFYSRSGTPTDNPRVERSHLSDELEFYQHGNICETFEEQKKRIANWEYIYNNIRPHQALGNLTPMEFYVLWKVKPDEAYKITEKWQNYLKKQSKRLANSRKMKNRKKIAKLMDQIDKKLDRSYK